A single genomic interval of Stieleria maiorica harbors:
- a CDS encoding sulfatase family protein, giving the protein MKRSSVLPSLVLFSVVALSSAVAIAKPSPPNIILIFVDDMGYGDLACYGNTKNKTPNIDQIAAAGQRWTSFYSSGSTCVPSRKGLMSGRHPVFIPRPANGLKEDRSALMPAMLKRQGYATAILGKWHLAGYPKDFTVDPMHPLECGFDYHYGTPGSNDVPPPPGKKQTREVFDTCDKFSFPVPLIRGREVVEFPVNQELLTRRYTQEAVKWIESQKNERFFLYLAHNMPHAPIFASPEFQNRSAGGRFGDVVEEIDWSVGEVVDAVRRSGIEKETLIIFTSDNGPWSCFGPHGGTAGPLRGEKATTWEGGQRVPAIFYWPGTIQPATVDGIAANLDLYATFAALTGGNPPADKPGYVSTDLSPTLLDGAPSPRNTWAYHQNAFRSGRYKIHVASTPPTDPITRRRRPTTRYETPLLFDLESDLGEQTDVASQYPDVVARLLSEMQAFHGSR; this is encoded by the coding sequence ATGAAACGTTCCTCCGTGCTACCGAGTCTGGTTCTGTTCTCCGTGGTCGCCTTGTCATCGGCGGTCGCGATCGCCAAACCGTCGCCGCCGAACATCATTTTGATTTTCGTCGATGACATGGGCTACGGCGATTTGGCCTGCTACGGAAACACGAAGAACAAAACGCCGAACATTGACCAGATTGCCGCTGCGGGCCAGCGCTGGACGAGTTTCTACTCCTCCGGTTCCACCTGCGTCCCGAGCCGAAAAGGATTGATGAGCGGACGGCACCCGGTTTTCATCCCGCGCCCGGCGAACGGTTTGAAAGAGGATCGCAGCGCGTTGATGCCCGCGATGCTCAAGCGTCAAGGCTACGCAACGGCGATCCTGGGCAAGTGGCATTTGGCCGGCTATCCGAAAGACTTTACCGTCGACCCGATGCATCCGCTGGAGTGCGGGTTTGACTATCACTACGGAACGCCCGGCAGCAACGATGTGCCGCCGCCGCCGGGGAAGAAGCAAACACGCGAGGTCTTCGATACCTGTGACAAGTTTTCGTTCCCTGTGCCGCTGATCCGTGGGCGAGAGGTCGTGGAATTTCCCGTCAACCAGGAATTGTTGACGCGGCGATACACGCAAGAGGCGGTGAAGTGGATCGAGAGCCAGAAAAACGAACGCTTCTTTTTGTACTTGGCCCACAACATGCCGCACGCCCCGATCTTTGCCTCGCCGGAATTTCAAAACAGGAGTGCCGGAGGGCGGTTCGGTGACGTCGTCGAAGAGATTGATTGGTCGGTCGGTGAAGTGGTTGATGCGGTCCGTCGATCGGGAATCGAAAAGGAAACGTTGATCATCTTTACCAGCGACAATGGGCCATGGTCTTGCTTCGGGCCGCACGGCGGAACCGCCGGTCCGTTGCGCGGCGAAAAGGCGACGACTTGGGAAGGCGGACAGCGTGTCCCGGCGATCTTTTACTGGCCAGGGACGATCCAACCCGCGACGGTAGATGGGATCGCTGCGAATCTGGACTTGTACGCCACGTTTGCGGCCCTGACCGGCGGAAACCCACCGGCCGACAAACCCGGTTACGTCTCGACGGATCTGAGTCCGACGCTGCTCGATGGTGCACCGAGCCCACGGAACACTTGGGCCTACCACCAGAATGCCTTTCGCTCGGGCCGCTACAAGATCCACGTCGCGAGTACTCCGCCGACTGATCCGATCACGCGGCGACGACGACCGACGACGCGGTACGAAACGCCGCTGTTGTTTGATCTGGAATCGGACTTGGGCGAACAAACCGACGTGGCCAGCCAATACCCTGACGTCGTCGCGCGATTGCTGAGTGAGATGCAGGCGTTTCACGGCAGCCGGTAA
- a CDS encoding arylsulfatase yields the protein MSSSRVFFVWTAILAAGLIPQFAAAKSPNIVFILADDLGYGELGCYGQEKIRTPNIDTLARDGMRFLQHYTGAPVCAPARCTLMTGQHLGHAEIRTNRDSGNGRIYPGQFPITEQIVTIAEVLQDAGYATGAFGKWGLGPSNTTGSPIKQGFDRYFGYNCQRNAHSYYPPFLDSDEKEVLINKYPIPGHDRKPDGAVVADDYRAQAYAPDLILKEAVKFLDQNKDKPFFLYCPFVEPHVAMQPPQEWIDQYPAEWDDQHGPYRGENGYLPHPRPRAAYAAMISDLDQHVGTILDQLDKHGLRDDTIVIFTSDNGPTHGSRNPEFHVGGAACTFFNSNGGLNGYKGSCYEGGIRIPCLVRWPGKVAKGSETEFPSYFPDWFPTLAEIAEAPLPKQQVLDGVSLVGLVQGKETKRDKPLIWNFNGYGGIVAVRDGDWKAIRRDINRKQAADWELYNLTDDSAETNDLAKEHPEIVQRLEQAFINDRTVQPNFPLKIYDAL from the coding sequence ATGTCATCTTCGCGCGTCTTTTTTGTATGGACGGCTATTCTTGCGGCCGGATTGATCCCGCAGTTTGCTGCGGCCAAATCCCCCAACATCGTCTTCATTCTGGCGGACGATCTCGGCTACGGTGAACTGGGATGCTATGGTCAAGAAAAAATCCGCACGCCGAACATCGATACCCTGGCCCGAGACGGCATGCGGTTCCTGCAACATTACACCGGAGCACCAGTGTGTGCCCCGGCCCGCTGCACGCTGATGACCGGCCAGCATCTCGGACATGCCGAAATCCGCACCAACCGGGACTCCGGTAACGGACGGATCTACCCCGGCCAGTTTCCGATCACAGAACAAATCGTCACCATCGCCGAAGTGCTTCAAGATGCGGGTTATGCGACCGGCGCGTTCGGCAAGTGGGGTTTGGGGCCGTCCAACACGACCGGATCGCCGATCAAACAGGGCTTCGATCGATACTTCGGATACAACTGCCAACGCAACGCACACAGCTACTACCCGCCGTTTCTCGATAGCGACGAAAAAGAGGTCCTGATCAATAAGTACCCGATCCCGGGGCACGACCGCAAACCGGACGGTGCGGTGGTCGCCGATGACTACCGGGCGCAAGCCTACGCGCCGGATTTGATTCTCAAAGAAGCCGTCAAGTTTCTGGACCAGAACAAAGACAAACCCTTCTTTTTGTATTGCCCGTTCGTCGAACCACACGTCGCGATGCAACCACCGCAGGAATGGATCGATCAGTACCCGGCCGAGTGGGACGACCAACACGGCCCCTATCGCGGCGAGAACGGCTACCTGCCACACCCCAGACCCAGAGCCGCCTATGCCGCGATGATTTCTGACTTGGACCAACATGTCGGCACCATCTTGGACCAACTGGACAAGCACGGGTTGCGTGACGACACGATTGTGATTTTCACGTCCGACAATGGTCCGACCCACGGAAGCCGCAACCCTGAATTCCACGTCGGCGGTGCCGCATGCACGTTCTTCAATTCCAACGGAGGTCTGAACGGATACAAGGGCAGTTGCTACGAAGGCGGCATCCGGATTCCTTGTCTGGTGCGTTGGCCGGGTAAAGTCGCCAAGGGAAGCGAAACCGAGTTTCCCTCGTATTTCCCTGACTGGTTCCCCACGTTGGCGGAAATTGCCGAAGCCCCGTTACCCAAACAACAAGTGCTGGACGGCGTCAGTTTGGTCGGATTGGTCCAAGGAAAGGAAACCAAGCGTGACAAGCCTCTGATTTGGAACTTCAACGGTTACGGTGGAATCGTTGCCGTGCGAGATGGCGATTGGAAAGCGATTCGTCGCGACATCAACCGCAAACAAGCCGCCGACTGGGAACTCTACAATCTGACCGACGACTCCGCGGAAACCAATGATCTGGCGAAGGAACATCCCGAAATCGTCCAGCGACTCGAACAAGCGTTCATCAACGACCGAACCGTCCAGCCGAACTTTCCGCTGAAGATCTACGACGCACTCTAA
- a CDS encoding PilZ domain-containing protein: MRESVEEDRYEPRFRVVAGGQDSGIECQLSVPLNAAGDFRVPCQLLDLNSSGCAIRYRHPRPLGTSSTSTVLEMKNLANSDSVQMLVRVCWVRQAGIDQYESGLYFRRSLPETLIPQGIRAGQLSRRVAKRESVDVAVTVRQSQPRIHATGRVVSISHTGVQIVSPSGLTIGEKLMLQLDNGKAAVGVTVWSSRQETQLDGAAFASGIAFIQAGMGRQFHDDVLGLA, translated from the coding sequence TTGCGCGAGTCGGTTGAAGAGGATCGCTACGAGCCGCGTTTTCGCGTGGTCGCTGGTGGCCAGGACAGCGGCATCGAATGTCAACTTTCGGTCCCGCTGAATGCGGCGGGCGACTTTCGCGTCCCCTGCCAGTTGCTGGACCTCAATTCCAGCGGTTGTGCGATACGTTATCGCCATCCGCGGCCGCTCGGGACATCATCGACGTCGACGGTGCTGGAGATGAAGAACCTGGCGAATTCGGATTCCGTGCAAATGCTCGTTCGCGTTTGCTGGGTTCGACAAGCCGGGATCGATCAATACGAAAGCGGCTTGTACTTTCGCCGCTCGCTGCCCGAAACGTTGATTCCCCAGGGGATTCGCGCCGGCCAACTCAGTCGCCGAGTGGCCAAGCGAGAATCGGTGGACGTTGCCGTTACGGTTCGGCAATCCCAGCCACGGATTCATGCGACCGGGCGAGTTGTTTCGATCAGTCACACCGGCGTCCAGATCGTCTCGCCGAGTGGGTTGACCATCGGGGAGAAGCTGATGTTGCAGTTGGACAATGGCAAGGCCGCCGTCGGTGTGACGGTCTGGAGTTCGCGACAGGAGACGCAACTCGATGGGGCAGCATTCGCTTCAGGGATCGCGTTCATCCAAGCGGGAATGGGGCGTCAGTTTCATGACGACGTGCTCGGTCTCGCCTGA
- a CDS encoding sensor domain-containing diguanylate cyclase/phosphohydrolase produces MTQSQTPFEPHNSPFSTVVPTAGAAPSPNPAGQNATTCVSDLLAKLQIASEAVAESPPERPEREAENRLAVVRLGIATSLFYALRTKHPATAAHGLRVALFCSSWAEQMGLDGELRDRIEVAALLHDVGKIGIPDRVLRKPGKLTVDEQLAMDTCPSIGCEILRGCTADPDLLAIIRYCNTWYDSRRDGETPRGDALPLGARMLAIADAFDAMTTEHVYRPAMSRDRAITELVQSSGTQFDPNLVHDFSRLLEARPEILQGSMVHRWLQQLRPEDSEAFWTGAANPCIAKTHRAKEVVRRETLFNQRLLATLKDGVAFTDAEGNVSQWNVAMERLTDLPAEAMIGKHWSAAALRMRDSDRDRDDETICPLQECFRTGQAVRRAMIIDAVGTDPVSVHVEVAPVHGEQPGSHGTVIVVHDLSDREHLERRLDTLHKQTRLDGLTRVANRAHFDTTLEEMVTATVTGGPTFALVICDLDHFKRINDTFGHPAGDEALKVFANILRTQSRDGDLVARYGGEEFLLLANACDNATGAKCAEALRQMLESTPIEALGGECITASFGVTEFQSGDSAETVLARADRALLKAKDNGRNRVVQLGLGKMSEVAESTPRTGWFDWLMGNEEAAATKVDILTPVPVDLVIEKLRGFIADHHAEIVNVDENQLSLKVLSGSSQGGRRRIDHKISLHAVLTLSEAQKDELLTEKATPGCSTKVHVEIKPIRNRDRRRRELNDAVAQLVASFRCYLMGEIISRAE; encoded by the coding sequence ATGACTCAGTCTCAGACTCCATTTGAACCCCACAATAGTCCCTTCAGCACCGTCGTTCCCACCGCGGGGGCCGCTCCCAGCCCGAATCCGGCCGGCCAGAATGCGACCACCTGTGTGAGCGACCTGCTGGCGAAACTACAGATCGCGTCCGAAGCGGTCGCGGAATCTCCGCCTGAGCGGCCCGAACGAGAGGCCGAAAATCGCTTGGCGGTCGTTCGATTGGGCATCGCGACGTCCCTGTTCTACGCATTGCGGACCAAACACCCCGCGACCGCGGCACACGGATTGCGTGTGGCGTTGTTCTGTAGCAGCTGGGCAGAACAAATGGGGCTGGACGGTGAGCTTCGCGACCGTATCGAAGTCGCGGCGCTGTTGCACGACGTCGGCAAGATCGGCATTCCCGATCGGGTGCTCCGCAAGCCGGGAAAATTGACCGTCGACGAGCAACTTGCGATGGACACTTGTCCGAGCATCGGATGCGAGATCCTGCGCGGGTGCACCGCCGATCCCGATCTGTTGGCGATCATCCGCTACTGCAATACGTGGTACGACAGTCGACGCGACGGCGAAACACCGCGTGGCGATGCACTGCCGCTGGGGGCACGCATGCTTGCGATCGCCGATGCCTTTGACGCCATGACGACCGAACACGTTTACCGGCCGGCGATGAGTCGTGATCGTGCGATCACCGAATTGGTTCAGTCCAGCGGCACCCAATTCGACCCGAATCTGGTTCATGATTTCAGCCGGCTGTTGGAGGCCCGTCCGGAGATCTTGCAGGGATCGATGGTCCACCGTTGGCTGCAGCAGCTGCGGCCCGAAGATTCCGAGGCGTTTTGGACCGGGGCGGCCAACCCCTGCATCGCCAAGACCCATCGCGCGAAAGAGGTCGTCCGCCGCGAAACGCTGTTCAATCAAAGGCTGCTCGCCACACTCAAAGACGGCGTCGCGTTTACCGATGCCGAAGGCAACGTTTCACAATGGAACGTGGCGATGGAACGTTTGACCGATCTGCCGGCCGAGGCCATGATCGGCAAGCACTGGTCAGCCGCCGCGTTGCGGATGCGCGACTCCGACCGCGATCGCGATGACGAAACAATCTGCCCGCTGCAGGAGTGCTTCCGAACCGGACAAGCCGTCCGTCGCGCGATGATCATCGATGCGGTGGGCACCGATCCGGTATCCGTGCATGTCGAAGTCGCGCCGGTCCACGGCGAACAACCCGGATCCCACGGGACCGTGATTGTCGTGCATGATCTGTCCGATCGAGAACATCTGGAACGCCGACTCGACACGTTGCACAAACAGACGCGTCTGGATGGCCTGACACGTGTCGCCAATCGCGCCCACTTCGACACGACGCTGGAAGAAATGGTCACCGCAACTGTCACCGGCGGGCCGACGTTTGCACTCGTCATCTGCGACTTGGACCACTTCAAACGGATCAACGACACCTTCGGCCATCCCGCCGGTGACGAAGCGCTAAAGGTGTTCGCAAACATCCTGCGGACACAAAGCCGTGATGGCGATTTGGTGGCACGTTACGGCGGTGAAGAGTTCCTGCTGCTGGCCAACGCCTGCGACAACGCCACCGGTGCCAAATGCGCCGAAGCGCTGCGGCAGATGCTCGAATCGACGCCGATCGAAGCACTCGGCGGAGAATGCATCACCGCCAGTTTTGGTGTGACCGAATTCCAGTCCGGCGACAGTGCCGAAACCGTCTTGGCCCGCGCCGACCGCGCCCTGCTGAAGGCCAAGGACAACGGCCGCAACCGCGTCGTTCAGCTCGGGTTGGGCAAGATGTCCGAAGTCGCCGAGTCGACTCCGCGGACCGGTTGGTTCGACTGGTTGATGGGCAACGAAGAGGCCGCCGCAACGAAAGTCGACATCCTGACGCCCGTGCCCGTCGATCTGGTCATCGAGAAACTACGTGGATTCATCGCCGACCACCACGCAGAAATCGTCAACGTCGATGAAAACCAACTCTCGCTGAAAGTCCTATCGGGTTCCAGCCAGGGTGGACGTCGCAGGATCGATCACAAGATCTCACTGCACGCCGTGCTGACACTCAGTGAAGCGCAGAAAGACGAACTGTTGACCGAAAAGGCAACGCCCGGGTGCAGCACCAAGGTTCACGTGGAAATCAAGCCGATTCGCAACCGCGATCGACGCCGACGTGAATTGAATGACGCCGTCGCCCAACTCGTCGCCAGTTTCCGCTGTTACCTGATGGGCGAAATTATCAGCCGTGCCGAATAG
- a CDS encoding RNA polymerase sigma factor: protein MSLSDIDRILLQRCIDGAPRAWQDFVERFLGLVIHVANHTAESRGIALDESTRDDLVAEVFMVLLASDRGVLRRFRRDSSLATYLTVIARRVIARRLHRDGTRSRLSVTAAEPATHQTADRIENREEVERLMARLSPEESDIVRMYHLEGMSYQQISQAVGMAENSIGPLLSRARQKMREGA, encoded by the coding sequence GTGAGTCTTTCTGACATCGACCGAATCTTGCTGCAACGCTGCATCGACGGAGCGCCGCGGGCGTGGCAGGATTTTGTGGAACGTTTCTTGGGGTTGGTGATCCACGTCGCCAATCACACGGCTGAATCACGCGGGATCGCGCTGGACGAATCCACCCGAGACGATCTGGTGGCCGAGGTGTTTATGGTCTTGCTGGCTTCGGATCGGGGGGTTTTGAGACGATTTCGCCGCGACAGCTCCCTGGCGACTTACTTGACCGTTATCGCCCGGCGCGTGATCGCCCGGCGGCTGCACCGGGACGGCACACGAAGCCGGTTGTCCGTCACCGCTGCCGAACCGGCGACGCATCAGACCGCCGATCGAATCGAAAACCGCGAAGAAGTGGAACGTTTGATGGCTCGGCTCAGCCCCGAAGAATCCGACATCGTCCGGATGTACCATTTGGAAGGCATGTCCTACCAGCAAATCAGTCAGGCGGTCGGCATGGCGGAAAACTCGATCGGGCCCTTGCTCAGCCGGGCTCGACAGAAAATGCGCGAGGGTGCTTAA
- a CDS encoding Gfo/Idh/MocA family protein encodes MSKPKDNSASSVARRSFIKDSGLMIAGGAIGGAIAVGKAVHGGNDAPIKVAIVGCGRRARELSDAIWSVDDETVQLVALADCFPSQTQSMYRSLKGRYPESIAGDCIRAGGTDPLTQVLDSDADIVYVTTPPVDRPGYFRRIVDAGKHVFLEKPLAADVGGVLETIETANAAKAAGLSVHVGFQRRYDARYQDVIARIGKGVIGTPVFARAFCNAGSLRPPVRVARESELDFQRRNWNHFQWTGGDFLVEQHVGGLDAIRWALGQSPVVAQGQGGWGTLDTAEQQSTGDDRIGQVFDHHTVEYEFADGVVLMSQCRRVSKAWNNTSEHVHGTLGRADLSAGKIYARDGSVIWKSEKPCSLKSATVAQQQAFLRSVRRGAAENQVESAAASTLMAMLGHQATRTGKRVRMDKLINQA; translated from the coding sequence ATGAGCAAGCCAAAGGACAACTCCGCGTCGTCGGTCGCACGCCGGAGTTTCATCAAGGACAGCGGGTTGATGATCGCCGGCGGTGCGATCGGTGGTGCCATCGCGGTCGGGAAAGCGGTCCATGGCGGCAACGACGCGCCGATCAAGGTTGCGATCGTGGGCTGTGGCCGCCGCGCACGGGAACTGTCCGACGCCATTTGGTCCGTCGACGACGAAACGGTTCAGTTAGTCGCGTTGGCCGATTGTTTCCCATCACAAACCCAATCGATGTACCGCAGCCTGAAAGGGCGTTACCCCGAGTCGATCGCCGGTGATTGCATTCGCGCCGGCGGGACGGATCCCCTGACCCAGGTGCTGGATTCCGACGCCGACATCGTTTACGTCACAACACCGCCGGTCGATCGTCCCGGTTACTTTCGACGCATCGTCGATGCGGGAAAGCACGTCTTTTTGGAAAAACCGCTGGCCGCCGATGTCGGCGGTGTTCTTGAAACGATCGAAACCGCAAACGCAGCCAAGGCGGCCGGCTTGTCCGTGCACGTCGGATTCCAGCGCCGCTATGACGCTCGCTACCAGGACGTGATCGCTCGCATCGGTAAGGGCGTGATCGGAACCCCCGTTTTCGCCCGAGCGTTTTGCAACGCCGGATCCTTGCGACCGCCGGTTCGCGTGGCCAGAGAGTCCGAGCTGGATTTCCAACGCCGAAACTGGAACCATTTTCAATGGACCGGCGGCGATTTTCTGGTCGAACAACACGTCGGGGGTCTCGATGCAATCCGCTGGGCGCTTGGTCAAAGCCCGGTCGTGGCCCAGGGACAAGGCGGTTGGGGAACGTTGGACACCGCCGAACAGCAATCAACCGGCGACGATCGAATCGGCCAAGTCTTCGATCACCACACGGTCGAATACGAATTCGCAGACGGCGTCGTGTTGATGTCGCAGTGTCGTCGGGTTTCCAAGGCGTGGAACAACACCAGCGAACATGTCCACGGAACCCTGGGGCGTGCCGATTTGTCCGCTGGAAAGATCTACGCTCGAGACGGAAGCGTGATTTGGAAGTCCGAGAAACCCTGTTCGCTAAAATCCGCTACCGTTGCCCAACAACAGGCCTTCCTGCGCTCGGTCCGTCGTGGGGCGGCTGAGAATCAGGTGGAATCAGCCGCCGCGAGCACGCTGATGGCGATGCTGGGACACCAGGCGACCCGCACCGGGAAACGAGTGCGGATGGACAAGCTGATCAACCAAGCGTAG
- a CDS encoding DEAD/DEAH box helicase, translated as MTDNLPAAFGLLLGEAVSRLVDDHDQSLDKRAAMLRVETPKFSQSDGKMSFEFRMRPGRKLPYLVTLQVEPDLDGDSDPTPDSPLDMSLRASVSCDCAEFERAQSRHNGRGRCSCTLAVAWWVHEQISRRNSEEVLLFLSELKTDTVAAGRDVVNQLLKLTNEAHAKEEDAASRVQWRVKISNNQLYGPVSINPFVQRLKKNSKGWSKGRQTPAFDLLRRDGEGTPVDSQIAALTSQGSSEVNREYYHLFQSVDLLVGHPNVAWDDASATPIEVSRGELSVSLQPVEIDSLDDEERSGETQIERESDPAKRKTLYRVALQVPGIDIDINQCELVLGNLHPAQPVVLIAETNGNRLITCALRDRRATRLISYLLKSDLHEVLLDDDAAHQLTMNIGQIGSLVRVDLPDQLAGPLEEIKAEMVLELRPRGGAGMFVRLSMFDSRLQGMIRPGEEPAIMPGITDQGPIRLVRDTKAEREHAGDVINRFQINQLAPEEPYGWVAQSDEQALDLLARLYDAGDEAPRMIWPEGETIRVRGEITPSALRVQIDDSKDWFGLSGTISVAGQDVNLEDLLTAVTERRALVRVGDREFAKISDAFRKRLEQLGDTLVAERGELKVADAAVPAVQELLGTDVTLEVSARWSQVVENLDSLADYHPIKPDGLVVDFRDYQLDGYRWLARLSRWGVGGILADDMGLGKTVQTLGVLVDRGAGGPTLVVAPTSVGENWVRETQRFAPELNPVLYREGNRQQVIDEARAGDLVIVSYQLVQRDAKRFASKRWNTLVLDEAQFIKNAQTKTSRAIRDLDADWRIALSGTPLENHLGELWSLLRTISPGLLGSWDRFRNRFADPIERHKDPERRQSLARLVRPFILRRTKEKVLTELPPRTEITLQAHLSPEERMRYDEARVAALAELSGGGEAKPGEHRMRTLAWLTKLRQLACHPRLVDRMWDKGSAKLNLLNSLIDELRDGEHRALIFSQFVKHLGLIRELLEERGIKYQYLDGATPAKERQRRVDAFQEGDGELFLISLKAGGTGLNLTAADYVIHLDPWWNPAVEDQATDRAHRIGQDRPVTVYRLVASGTIEEQILEMHADKRELVAGVLDGTDRAAKMDTEDLIRLIKAGDR; from the coding sequence ATGACGGACAATTTGCCGGCAGCGTTTGGATTGTTGCTCGGCGAAGCCGTTTCGCGGCTGGTGGATGATCACGACCAATCGCTGGACAAACGCGCGGCGATGCTGCGTGTCGAGACGCCAAAGTTTTCTCAAAGCGACGGAAAGATGAGCTTTGAGTTCCGGATGCGTCCCGGGCGAAAACTGCCATACCTGGTCACCCTGCAAGTCGAACCCGACCTGGACGGTGATTCCGACCCGACACCCGATTCACCATTGGACATGTCGCTGCGGGCCTCGGTCAGTTGCGACTGTGCGGAATTCGAACGCGCCCAATCGCGGCACAACGGACGTGGCCGCTGCAGTTGCACGTTGGCGGTCGCGTGGTGGGTGCACGAACAGATTTCGCGACGAAACAGCGAAGAGGTGTTGCTGTTTCTTAGCGAACTGAAAACCGACACCGTCGCCGCCGGACGCGATGTGGTCAATCAATTGCTCAAGCTGACCAACGAGGCTCACGCCAAAGAGGAAGACGCCGCGTCGCGTGTGCAGTGGCGCGTGAAGATTTCGAACAATCAACTTTACGGCCCGGTCAGCATCAATCCGTTCGTCCAGCGGCTCAAGAAGAACTCCAAGGGCTGGTCCAAGGGACGCCAAACCCCCGCCTTTGATCTGCTCCGCCGTGACGGAGAAGGCACCCCGGTCGACAGCCAAATCGCCGCGTTGACGTCTCAAGGCAGCTCCGAGGTGAATCGGGAGTACTACCACCTGTTCCAGTCGGTGGATCTGTTGGTCGGGCACCCCAACGTCGCTTGGGACGATGCCTCGGCCACCCCGATCGAAGTCTCTCGCGGCGAACTGTCCGTCTCGCTGCAACCGGTTGAAATCGATTCACTTGATGACGAAGAACGTTCGGGCGAAACGCAAATCGAACGCGAATCGGATCCGGCCAAACGCAAGACGCTCTACCGCGTCGCCCTGCAGGTGCCCGGGATCGACATCGACATCAATCAATGCGAACTGGTCTTGGGCAACCTCCATCCCGCCCAACCGGTCGTGTTGATCGCGGAAACCAACGGCAATCGCTTGATCACCTGCGCGCTGCGCGACCGCAGGGCGACCCGTTTGATTTCGTACCTGCTGAAGAGTGATTTGCACGAAGTCTTGCTCGATGACGATGCGGCGCATCAGTTGACGATGAACATCGGTCAGATCGGATCGCTGGTGCGTGTCGATTTGCCCGACCAATTGGCCGGTCCGTTGGAGGAGATCAAGGCCGAGATGGTGTTGGAGTTGCGGCCGCGGGGTGGCGCGGGAATGTTCGTCCGTTTGTCGATGTTCGATTCACGTCTTCAGGGCATGATTCGCCCCGGCGAAGAACCCGCGATCATGCCTGGGATCACCGACCAAGGCCCGATTCGATTGGTGCGTGACACCAAGGCAGAACGTGAGCACGCGGGCGACGTGATCAACCGGTTCCAGATCAATCAGCTCGCCCCGGAAGAACCCTACGGATGGGTCGCGCAAAGCGACGAACAGGCATTGGATTTATTGGCGCGATTGTATGATGCCGGCGACGAGGCACCGCGAATGATCTGGCCTGAAGGCGAGACGATTCGTGTCCGCGGTGAGATCACTCCCTCGGCACTCCGCGTCCAGATCGACGATTCCAAAGATTGGTTCGGCCTATCGGGAACGATTTCGGTCGCGGGACAAGATGTCAATTTGGAAGACCTGCTGACCGCCGTCACCGAACGTCGCGCGCTCGTCCGCGTCGGCGATCGCGAGTTCGCAAAGATCAGTGACGCGTTCCGAAAACGGCTCGAACAGCTCGGCGATACCCTGGTCGCCGAACGCGGGGAGTTAAAAGTCGCCGACGCCGCCGTCCCCGCGGTGCAGGAATTGCTGGGCACCGACGTCACCTTGGAAGTCTCCGCGCGTTGGAGTCAGGTGGTCGAAAATCTGGACTCGCTGGCCGACTACCATCCCATCAAACCCGACGGGTTGGTCGTCGACTTCCGTGATTACCAGCTGGACGGTTACCGTTGGTTGGCCCGGCTGAGCCGCTGGGGCGTCGGGGGAATTCTGGCCGACGACATGGGTCTCGGTAAGACGGTGCAAACCCTTGGCGTCTTGGTCGATCGTGGCGCCGGCGGTCCGACCTTGGTCGTCGCGCCGACCAGCGTCGGTGAAAACTGGGTCCGAGAAACTCAACGTTTCGCTCCCGAACTCAATCCGGTCCTGTATCGCGAAGGCAATCGTCAACAGGTCATCGACGAAGCTCGCGCCGGCGATCTGGTCATCGTCAGCTATCAACTGGTCCAACGGGATGCAAAACGCTTCGCGTCCAAACGCTGGAACACGTTGGTTTTGGACGAGGCACAGTTCATCAAAAATGCCCAAACCAAAACGTCACGTGCGATCCGAGATCTGGATGCCGATTGGCGGATCGCGTTGTCGGGGACGCCGCTGGAAAACCACCTCGGCGAACTGTGGAGTCTGCTCCGCACCATCAGCCCCGGGTTGCTGGGATCGTGGGACCGGTTCCGAAACCGATTTGCCGACCCGATCGAGCGTCATAAAGACCCCGAGCGGCGTCAATCCTTGGCCCGCCTGGTCCGGCCGTTCATCTTGCGACGGACGAAAGAAAAGGTGCTCACGGAGTTGCCGCCCCGCACCGAGATCACCCTGCAAGCGCACCTCAGCCCCGAAGAGCGGATGCGTTACGACGAGGCCCGCGTCGCCGCGCTCGCGGAGCTTTCCGGTGGCGGTGAAGCCAAGCCCGGTGAACACCGCATGCGGACGCTGGCCTGGCTGACCAAGCTGCGACAACTGGCCTGTCACCCTCGCCTGGTCGACCGCATGTGGGACAAGGGCAGCGCTAAATTGAACTTGCTGAATTCGCTGATCGATGAATTACGCGACGGCGAACACCGCGCATTGATCTTCAGCCAATTCGTCAAACACCTTGGACTGATCCGCGAATTGCTGGAAGAACGCGGGATCAAATACCAATACCTGGACGGGGCGACCCCGGCAAAAGAGCGACAGCGAAGGGTGGATGCGTTTCAAGAGGGTGACGGAGAACTTTTCTTGATTTCGCTCAAGGCCGGCGGGACCGGTTTGAACCTTACCGCCGCTGATTACGTCATACACTTAGACCCCTGGTGGAACCCGGCCGTCGAAGACCAAGCCACCGACCGTGCGCACCGAATCGGACAAGACCGACCGGTCACCGTCTATCGCTTGGTCGCCTCCGGCACGATCGAAGAACAGATTTTGGAGATGCACGCCGACAAACGCGAATTGGTCGCCGGTGTTCTGGACGGAACCGACCGCGCGGCGAAGATGGACACCGAAGATTTGATTCGTCTGATCAAAGCGGGCGATCGCTAA